In Pseudoliparis swirei isolate HS2019 ecotype Mariana Trench chromosome 22, NWPU_hadal_v1, whole genome shotgun sequence, the DNA window gtgaggAATATGTTTTCTGGGTAAAATTCAGACTAGCTTGAGAAGTTTCAAACTGAACTGAGGTATCTTACAGTTGTCTGTCATAGAGCAATGTTTACAAAATGAGAGGTGTACACGGCATCTTTTGGGTCTCTGTTGGTAAGGGGATTGGCCAATCCTTTGCTGACTTATTTCTAATTGAAAAGTTTTGAACTGACTTGAACTGGTTTTGCTCTTGTGGCTAAACAACTGtaaattgttttttgtaaatagtatcttttgtgtttttctcattTAATGTGCCCCAATTTAGCAGAATTTAAGAGGGGTGTATGTAACATAGTCAATCTGGTCTGCATTAAATCCAGCTAAAATGGAATTTACGCCACCTGCTGTGGTTCAGGTGCACTTGCATTTCATAACAAGAcgcaagggattgtgggggatccccagAGTGACTCGGGATTCCCCAAAAGGTAACGTCTGTCTGAATGGGTCTGTGGGCTATATCGGGATAATAGATAGGAATAGTGAATGAAAAGtgagctggctttatttgtttgtttagtaattgtcttagattgtattcgtcatgttttcattaggtTATGTATTTGCTTTATATGTTTCGTCGCCAGTCATTAATGTTTAATAGTagctaacctagctaacacGAACGTGGCTCCGTCTCTCTAGAGCGGAGCACGCGCCGTTGCCCACAGAAGCTGACAACGTCCTCTGTCCCTTTGTGTGAATGCAggtatgttacagtgtgttgttaatgagtgtgttattaatgagtgagttgttattattactttgttattgaattgttgtaaatatgaataattaattagttaagaaAGACAGTGTCAATCCACTATACGATCACTGTTTCTTTAGttcactgttttgtatattatttaatgtgACTGTATTTAAATGGGTAACGAGAGTGACTCGGGACTCCCCAAGAGAGCGGAGCACGCGCCGTTGCCCACAGAAGCTGACAACGTCCTCTGTCCCTTTGTGTGAATGCAGACACCCTGATGCAGAATAAACAGTTGATAccagcctgcccagctccagggagattcattgaccaggagacatctcacaggggttacatgtgcatgtgtatttgtgtgtgtgtgggtgtgtgtgtgcgtgtgtgtgattctgcctgtgtttgtatgtatgtgagtgtctgtatgtgtgtgtccgagtgtgtgtctgtgtgtgagagtgtgtgtctgtgtgtgtgtgtctgtcattctgtgtgtgtgtgtgtgtgtgagtgtgtgtctgtctgtgtgtgtgtgcgtgtgtaagagtgtgtgcgtatgagagtgtgtgtctgtgtgtgtgagtatgtgtgtctctgcctgtgtgtgtgtgtacgtatatgagtgtctatgtgtttctgtcagtgtgtgtgtgtgtgtgaaatgatgtcttagtttgcatgcatatcagtggaagttgaagggtaaatcatgttttattaacaattcccaaattatttcccagatttttccgggtccctgctctttttgtttgatgagaagtaaaaacgcctgtaaataacgccatgaagggtttattgttttgagttgtttgactgtttagcattttccttattgattttgatgtgtatgccttttatattgtattgtttgaataaatatagacgttttatactacttccgctgaacagataaatcggacttttattttgaaaggttaaaaggaagcgcacttttcttttaggttaaaatgcgaactctatggtatagattacggacagatgcgcattttataacaagtttaatagttgattttacccgtatgggactaactctgttacggtggtgatgaggtggtgatagtgtacgagttttaattaatgtattgtcacctaaaaaaagaaaataaaggagagtcaccagcagtaagtcttcacgccaattcatatgatccgttacaacgcttattgctgtcagaatacgcaggcgaaacaacagatacaataataataaataagactagaggacgctttttacaattcataacagcattgtagaaaagagataggcctaacaaacggcaaagatacgttgatcagagacgtatttgtaattataatacgtcaaatgcaaacgtaatctggagagaaatacgtttcagtcaaacgtaatttggagagaaatacgtttcagtcaaacgtaactgcaaattgcattttaggtctgggggaacgtaatttttgtgatacagggttgcatgATTCGCGACAGCTTGAAGTCCTTGTGTTAActtttaatatgtattattatcccCAGTGTCTTTTAAAAAACTACCACTTGTAGCTGCTGCAGTAGGGATCCTATTTAGGATGACCATATTTATTAATCTGCCGACTCAACACAACCTTGGTGTATTAAAATTAGACTATTGGCCATGGGGGAAATGAAGGGATTACACTGGAATAATTGCTCATGGAGATAACTTGCTTTACATTTGTTGCATTTTtacataaaaataatttttctCAAGTCTAGAAATTTCCCCCCCTTTGACAGAAATGGTGTATCTGTCAAACACTTTTAAACACCTTCTCAGTtcacagagcagcagcagactgTTGGAAAGAGCAGCAGACAAATCCAAACATCGAACAGCCGGCAAACACAGCCAGGCTGTGATGTCATTAATTGACAGTCAGCAGCACTGAATCAAGACTTAGGTAGGCTGAATGATACGTTGTGTTTCTACCTGTCAACCAATGAGAGGAGAATGGATTATAGTCGATACAAGACCAATCTCTCACTGAGATGATATTATACTGACACGGTACAGCAAGGCCAAGGTCAAATCTGAGCAGCCCTGGGATGTGAGCAAGCTAAAAGGGattgaaaggtttttttaagaCCAAGATGTTACTGGTCAAATATATtctgtgtttgtcttttgtaACAAAGTTTTTGCTTAAACACAGAATGTGTTAAAGTCGGAGAgccatgttgttgtttgcgTAACCTGTTGGCACATGGTTCTGAGTTTTAGGGTGACAGAAAATGTCCctctattcatgtgttcattgttTAGCTTGCTCTTTACTCgtgacatactgtatatatagagaATGCAACACTGGAATGAACTCAAAATCTTTGATCCACAAACATAAccaacatgtcacatgacacactgCTGGGCAGCCGACACCAGAACAAACTGAAGCTGCAACCAGATGTGTTTCGCCCGCCTGTTTATTCAGCTTCCGGTGAGCTAACGTTTCCAGTGAGGAGCTATGTCAGGAAGCAGCAGCAGTCCCACAGGGGATAACAGGGTTTTCCACTGTGACCCTCCAGGTGCGGTTCAGGGAGAAAGGTCACCACCCACATCCTGCACTGTTAAAAGGGACTCCAGATGAAGAGGTTTACCCCAAATGCAGAAGTGTGAACACTTTCATTACACAAGGGATTATGGTATGTATGTAAGAAGAGAAATCAGTAcacggcactagtcccgcccccctgaagctgtaaacctataGGGGAGACACTGAGCGATATTGTTACTATTAGATCTCACTTGACATACATTTGACTGACCTAAAAGCTAAATGACACATCCATGGCACCATTTAAAACATAACGGTGATCAGCCTCAATCAAACATgaataacatgttttatttgcagTTTAACATTCAGTCATAAAGACTACTTATTCATTTGTTCTTTAGTTTTGGGCCATATCCATCCCATCCATATTCCTGTTTGCCTCCATTACCCTCAGTTTAAATTCTGAGGCAATTCCTTCTTCTAACCAATTCAGCCTAAAGCTACCCGTCATTTAAAGACATAATTTCTTTTATCATCTCAATGATTTTACCTGAGAAAATTCAATAAAAAGATTGAAACTTTGatacaaaaaatacacatttattttgttccaGATACAGCAACAAGCATAATTcaaggaaacaaaaaaataccataccaatatatacaattcatgTTTCCATAAAGCTGTGTATTTGATACACACTTAGTCAAACAAGCTATACTGCAAGTATCTACACAACTTTTGTCATTGTAAAAATAGCTGTTGTTTATGTCCACTACTtttaacaaaaagaaaatatttgaaaacctaaacaaaaaaatgaaatttcaTTTATTAAAAGGGAAAACCGACATTATACAACAGGGGTCAGATTTCACACATATGTTATAAATGACACTAAGTCACTACGGTGACCTCTTTTTGGACCCGGTCAGAGCACACAGTccagttatttaaaaaatgcatcCCATCGTTGAAAGATTTCCATAGCAGTGTCACTAAAAGGCAACAGCCCACCCTAAGGTCCCTTATTTCCTTCTTTGTATTGTATCAATGTGAAAGTGATAGGATTAGAGTATCATTATGAGAGTTTTAGGTGTTAAAGTGCAGGCGTTTTAATTTATTCTGAAACAGGAGCTTTACCGAGCTTTCCTCCTCATGATATAGGCTGAACAAAACACATTGTGGTTTCATGCTCTCCATCGAAAAAAACTATAATATTTTCCTGACCAGCCAACCCGACTGTCAATCAAACATCTGGTCCGAAGCAACCACTCCTGTATGTCACCATTACCCTGGACCTTTAAACCTTCATATTTGACCTCTTAAGAATAAGTTGTTTTAAGTTAACCATAACAATGTAAGAGCACCTATACAGACATCCATCGAACTGAAGTCTGAGGTATACTCCACCTGATATGTCACACggttgaaccctcctgttatgttgcgggtcaaattgacccgtttcaaataAGAAAAATCTAGGAACAATATTTGTATgaactttttctgtataaaacttcttctgcttgccttatttagtgtaatcaatgtaaaaaaaatcaaataaataaaatcatgtatttgcaaccccccccctgcaggtttatattatAGAAATGATgtccgggtcaaattgacccgtcaGTGAAAGTGGAGGCTAAAAGTGGTCAGAAGTGTCAAGATTAGACCATTTCATTccttgtaaatgtgggacagtctttcttactccctcccaccatgtTTCaataccccctccccccccacagacacacactttccccctaaatacacctttattgtacatgggacactaatgtaagggtttatttcatgtctctcctTATAAATATGGTACCATAGGATTTCTAATAGACTGACTGAAAGTGGAACACACCCTacttcatcccaatctcagactgcaccaagaggacgctaacctttggtcatcttttataatataattGATGTATCTTAACATTCtatataaacataactaaagtttactttcaatacaaataatgtatgactcatttggcttgattttgagtgagtgggtcaatatgaccctgaacagcacaggtgtctcatttctatttatctacatcaccgcataatttatttttttacaaaatgcaaattaaATTTTGGAGGAAATACATGTTGTGGTAGACGAATGCAATTTGTATGTAGATtgtcctgattgaactctgatctatggaggggtgaataactccattccactaaaaactgattgaattgttatTAATGACATTGGTAATgagacaaatttccccttggggattaataaagtatatatctatctatctagctatctatctatctagatagaaactatagttattaggatttTTTGGTTTATGacaacttttggatgattcaacattaaccgggtcaaattgacccgggaacatcatgtaagaaacgaacataacaggagagTTGGTGCTTTGATTCTACTACAACAGTAGAAGATGACACTTATTTGTCCACAGAATCTTATGAATACGAGTATTATTCTGACCAGAATTAGCAGATCTAATCTTATTTTCACTGTTGATATATCACATACGTTTTAATCCAACATTTAGAGTTAATGCAACTCGTGTTTTGAAATGAATAGAAAGCTATTCTCCTTTTTAAGAGTGATTATATGACCTATATCCGCTGTATCCCATTTCCGATGGCTGCCACACAGCGTTGTCACGGGGGCAGTGGCTGTGACAGACACAAGTCAGGATCACCATCACCGGCCTCCTGGTTGTTTTACCTTTGGCACACTGGAACTCCACCAGGGCGGTCCTGGTTCTGTGAGGGGTACAGCAGCGGCCGTTTGTGCACGAGCCACAGTAGCGAGGCTTGTAGACCTGGACGCTGGTGCAGTTCTTATAGGAGAGGTGGACGGCTGCATCGCTCCTCACCATCCTCTGACACCTACTGCCTGTCTGCAGGGAGAAACAGAGCCATTTACTGAATGCATGGGTAcatgtatgtttttatgtatgtaaATAATGTCATTCTATGTGATTTTTGAACAAGTATATTTGCTTATATGCTTTACTGCAGAGTAGAAACTCCCACATAAAGAATATGGCATCCAATTTGTGCCCAAAAAGTACCTTTAGTGTAAGTTGCGTGAGCTGTGTCTGTTCCTGCTGGTTGTCACAGGGCCTGATCATACACAGTCGGCTCTGCTTCACCATCTCGCACCGACGGTTCTTATTGCTGACCCGGGTGGACACTCCCATGTCGCAGGTTTGAGAGCAGGCGCCCCACTCTGTGGTCTGCTCGATGCAGTTAAGGCTGGGGTCCCAACCGTCGAAGCGAACTGTTTCCTCCTGACGATAGGCTGAGGGAACACACAGGCGGGCGGACAGTGGGTTAGAGAAAGAAATCACCATGTCACCTGGTACAAAAAGTAGACCACTTGAAAActtaaaacttgaaacttgaaagcAACCTATCCAAGAATGTAGAAAACGTACAGGCAACATGACGCTTGATTGATTGAACTAACTGAAGTGATTTATCACGTTGCTGTTTCACATTGGAGGCTGAAGTGATAACACTGTTTCTTTCCTCggtcctcctcttttctcagcTCTCATTCTATTTTCCTCATCCCTTCCTTCCTTGGTTGCTGCTCCCTGACCCGGATCAGGTCAGAGACGTGTACATAACCTTTAAACTCTGTCTCACACTGCAGTGACACTGACGTCAAAGAGGAATGGTTGATTGTATGTGTCCGTCTGTATAGTTATGGTCTATCTCACTCCACGTCACTTCCTACTTCCAGTCTACTCACCCGCCATGGCAAAGCCGCCCAGTGCACTGGCCCCCACCTGGGGCTCACACACCCACTTCTTACAGCACTCTCCAGGCACCTGGACCCTGCGTGGCATGGGGCAGTCCGGTCCAGGCAGCATCACGTCCACGTTGCAGCGCGGCACACAGGCGATCTGCCCATCGCGGCACATACACTGGTACTTACAGCTGGGGAAGAAGGTCTGGCCATTCTGATAGACGGAACcgtccagaacacacacatcgcCTTCATGAGCTGGAGGGAAGATACACAATATGGGAAATATGGTGTCTTTTATTGtggctttatttattcatatacacATATTACAAATTAAATCATCTCTTATTCACGAGAAGTACAACTGACAACAGGATGAACAGAGCATCTTGGATTATCCTGCACAACATTGTGTCTGGATGTCCACTCACCGGCACAGATACCGGTCCTCCTGTGGACCTCGGCGGTGTATTCACACTGCAGCCCCTTCCGTGTGTCGCAGGGGTTCATTTCAGAGCAGACCTGCCCTTTCTGACGGGCACACACCAGGCAGCAGACGCAGTCATCCAGGATCAAAGGCACCCCTGGGAGACACATGGGGGGCTCCTTAGGGC includes these proteins:
- the LOC130212839 gene encoding CCN family member 3-like, with the protein product MTNLSQRALLVFFAAQVFTIVCSQVCPRRCQCPKEPPMCLPGVPLILDDCVCCLVCARQKGQVCSEMNPCDTRKGLQCEYTAEVHRRTGICAAHEGDVCVLDGSVYQNGQTFFPSCKYQCMCRDGQIACVPRCNVDVMLPGPDCPMPRRVQVPGECCKKWVCEPQVGASALGGFAMAAYRQEETVRFDGWDPSLNCIEQTTEWGACSQTCDMGVSTRVSNKNRRCEMVKQSRLCMIRPCDNQQEQTQLTQLTLKTGSRCQRMVRSDAAVHLSYKNCTSVQVYKPRYCGSCTNGRCCTPHRTRTALVEFQCAKGKTTRRPVMVILTCVCHSHCPRDNAVWQPSEMGYSGYRSYNHS